The following are encoded in a window of Thalassotalea insulae genomic DNA:
- a CDS encoding tetratricopeptide repeat-containing sulfotransferase family protein: MHTANISTIQRYVQQGQFKSALELAQQLLVQHSDNSDALYLAAVSCRYLTDYEQAISYLERLIMLSPGYGRGYQELAHVYRALNDQQKALEYYLKAVKCNPSLYASWLGVKEFSQDQEQLSTATNNLDYLKTLPKELISVSSFIAEDKLDKAEKLCRHFLMKQPKHVEAMRLLAKIAEQHHVLDDAEFLLKTCYQLAPNNRWVQFDYINVLHRRQKFELAYQKALALSESLPDDYTSLLTLANQEAAIGQYDSALEHYQYLMAQDRKNPVVPLLMGHVYKTIGDQGKAIDSYLAAITADNGLADAYWSLANLKTYSFVPEMIEKMQHVVKQPAVTQDDQVQLHFALGKAFENLKQFEQSFFHYQQGNTIKRQLINYDAGVMKHNFDLQQAFFSAERAQKLKASGHKANDAIFILGLPRTGSTLVEQILSSHSQIDGTLELPQILSYVQELNGRKFKHSDARYPKILAELSEKDIADFGARYLAETQVYRQGAPYFIDKMPNNFRHIGLIKSILPNAKIIDTRREPLSCCFSVFKQLFAEGQEFSYSFADIAAYYQGYQSLMEHWHQVYPGEIFTVNYETLVAESEQTIRDIFTYLELPVEASCFEFYKTDRAVRTASSEQVRQPINRKGLEQWQHFAPYLDELKALLA; this comes from the coding sequence ATGCACACAGCAAATATTTCCACTATTCAGCGATATGTCCAACAAGGGCAGTTTAAATCGGCACTTGAGCTCGCTCAGCAGCTATTAGTACAACACAGTGATAATAGCGATGCCTTGTATTTAGCGGCAGTGAGTTGTCGTTATTTAACTGACTATGAGCAAGCGATTTCATATTTAGAACGATTAATTATGCTATCACCTGGTTATGGCCGGGGTTATCAGGAGTTGGCACATGTTTATCGCGCGCTCAATGACCAACAAAAAGCATTGGAATATTACCTTAAAGCGGTGAAATGCAATCCGTCCCTTTATGCTAGCTGGTTAGGAGTTAAAGAGTTTAGCCAGGATCAGGAACAATTAAGCACAGCGACGAATAATCTCGATTACTTAAAAACGCTGCCGAAAGAGTTGATCAGTGTCAGCAGTTTTATTGCAGAAGATAAACTCGATAAAGCGGAAAAGTTATGTCGGCATTTTTTAATGAAACAGCCAAAACATGTTGAAGCGATGCGATTATTAGCGAAAATTGCCGAGCAACACCATGTGCTCGATGATGCCGAATTCTTATTAAAAACCTGTTACCAATTAGCACCGAATAATCGCTGGGTGCAATTTGACTATATTAATGTCTTACACCGACGTCAGAAGTTTGAACTGGCGTACCAGAAAGCACTCGCGCTATCTGAATCACTGCCGGATGATTACACTAGCTTGTTAACCTTGGCAAATCAGGAAGCGGCGATTGGTCAATATGACAGCGCGCTTGAGCACTATCAATATCTAATGGCTCAGGATCGCAAAAATCCGGTTGTGCCATTATTAATGGGTCATGTCTATAAAACTATCGGCGATCAGGGTAAAGCGATCGACAGTTATCTGGCGGCAATAACTGCTGATAACGGATTAGCCGATGCGTATTGGAGTTTAGCCAATTTAAAAACTTACAGCTTTGTGCCAGAGATGATCGAGAAAATGCAGCACGTTGTTAAACAACCTGCCGTAACGCAAGATGATCAGGTACAACTACATTTTGCTTTGGGTAAGGCCTTTGAAAATCTCAAACAGTTTGAACAATCATTTTTTCATTATCAGCAAGGCAATACAATTAAACGTCAGTTAATTAACTATGATGCTGGGGTAATGAAACATAACTTTGATTTACAACAAGCATTTTTTAGCGCTGAGCGAGCACAAAAATTAAAGGCGTCAGGGCATAAGGCAAATGATGCTATTTTCATTTTAGGTTTGCCGCGTACCGGTTCAACCTTAGTCGAGCAAATATTATCTTCACATTCGCAAATCGACGGTACCTTAGAATTGCCTCAAATATTATCTTATGTTCAGGAACTTAATGGTCGTAAATTTAAGCACAGCGATGCTCGCTACCCCAAGATATTAGCTGAGCTTTCCGAAAAGGATATAGCCGATTTTGGTGCGCGTTATTTAGCTGAAACTCAGGTTTATCGACAAGGTGCACCTTACTTTATTGATAAAATGCCGAATAACTTCAGACATATTGGGCTGATTAAATCGATTTTACCTAATGCTAAGATCATTGATACCCGGCGTGAACCTTTATCTTGCTGTTTCAGTGTTTTTAAGCAATTGTTTGCTGAAGGTCAGGAGTTTAGTTATTCATTTGCTGATATTGCCGCTTATTATCAAGGTTATCAGTCATTAATGGAGCACTGGCATCAGGTATATCCAGGCGAGATTTTTACCGTGAATTACGAAACGCTAGTCGCTGAATCTGAGCAAACCATTAGAGATATATTCACTTACCTTGAATTACCGGTGGAAGCGAGTTGTTTTGAATTTTATAAAACGGATAGAGCGGTACGTACCGCAAGTTCAGAGCAAGTAAGACAGCCGATTAATAGAAAAGGGCTGGAGCAGTGGCAGCACTTTGCCCCCTATCTTGATGAGTTAAAAGCTTTACTCGCCTAA
- a CDS encoding substrate-binding periplasmic protein has translation MTNNDPLHTKKQRPKLLALFIVSMSWCLFCQAAEQKLTSIEIITGEYPPAISQQAPDNGYVARLVSDAFALADIKTTFTFRPWARGIRMVRLGNNPVIMYYGKTQERLDSFYFSDPLFQEQWFLFHLKSTRVNWQKLIDLSRFKIGATLSYSYTKEFHDLADKNVLNVNWVSRDEQNWHMLMAGHIDIYPATNAGWYQLNKLYSKEAVDLITTHPSPFLTHLAYLLFSKRHPQGKYLRDQFNKGFAKLKQLHPLSYYIPNSENQSWPSEPIN, from the coding sequence ATGACAAATAACGATCCACTCCATACTAAAAAACAACGCCCAAAGCTATTAGCGCTGTTCATAGTTAGCATGTCATGGTGTTTATTCTGCCAGGCAGCAGAGCAAAAATTAACGAGCATTGAAATTATTACCGGTGAATACCCGCCAGCGATCAGCCAGCAAGCACCCGATAATGGCTACGTTGCGCGTTTGGTCTCTGACGCTTTTGCGCTGGCAGATATTAAAACCACGTTTACTTTTCGCCCTTGGGCAAGAGGGATACGTATGGTCAGACTGGGTAACAACCCCGTTATTATGTATTACGGAAAAACACAAGAACGATTAGATTCATTCTATTTCAGTGACCCTTTATTCCAAGAACAATGGTTTCTTTTTCATTTGAAGTCTACTCGGGTCAATTGGCAAAAGCTAATCGATTTATCCCGTTTTAAAATAGGCGCGACACTCAGTTACTCCTACACCAAAGAGTTTCATGATCTGGCAGATAAAAACGTCCTGAACGTAAACTGGGTCAGCAGAGACGAACAAAACTGGCATATGCTAATGGCAGGACATATCGATATTTATCCGGCAACGAATGCAGGCTGGTATCAATTAAATAAGCTCTATAGTAAAGAAGCAGTGGATCTTATTACTACCCACCCTAGCCCGTTTCTTACCCACTTAGCCTATTTGCTATTTTCTAAACGGCACCCACAAGGAAAATATTTAAGAGATCAATTTAACAAAGGCTTTGCTAAATTAAAGCAATTGCATCCGCTGAGCTATTACATTCCTAATAGTGAAAACCAATCATGGCCATCCGAACCAATAAATTAA
- a CDS encoding carboxymuconolactone decarboxylase family protein, producing the protein MKARLNYVELAPKALEILLAQESYLKTEFIDGLPMTVGLWELVKMRVSQINQCAFCLDMHYHEAVQQGVSVEKLYGLNAWRDMPFYSQAESVALAWAESLTAGERIDEQRYQEALSVFGDKGLINLTIAVNAINSWNRFAKIFKPEIGSYKPN; encoded by the coding sequence ATGAAAGCACGATTAAATTATGTTGAATTAGCACCGAAAGCATTGGAAATTTTACTCGCACAGGAGAGTTATTTAAAAACTGAGTTTATTGATGGTTTACCTATGACGGTCGGTTTATGGGAACTAGTTAAAATGCGTGTTTCACAAATTAATCAATGCGCATTCTGTCTTGATATGCACTATCATGAAGCCGTGCAGCAGGGAGTTAGTGTAGAAAAATTATATGGACTTAACGCCTGGCGTGATATGCCGTTTTATTCACAAGCTGAATCTGTTGCTTTAGCATGGGCTGAGTCGCTAACTGCCGGTGAGCGAATTGATGAGCAAAGATATCAAGAAGCACTATCTGTTTTTGGTGATAAAGGGCTGATCAATTTGACAATAGCCGTTAATGCGATCAATAGTTGGAATCGTTTTGCCAAAATCTTTAAACCTGAAATTGGCAGTTATAAACCTAATTGA
- a CDS encoding AraC family transcriptional regulator yields MATPLNFHLFQPKGKLSPYLQGIWSASVPQWASEAVCRTLLSDACSGITFVLAGKVKFGDAFYSQGVVISPTSKEAQTLILSPGTVLAGIRFHSGIGFGLLGQHFSQPQSIQALEHLSEALNQLYLALLHTQLHYSRIYQLYLWCSDAVNDIQLRPISLTVALNKIKTCDTLAALSQQLTIGQRQLERQFKQWVDITPKHYQRIWRVKETLEYLKHNTDANLAALALEYGYNDQAHMYREIKLIAKVTPKAFTKRYL; encoded by the coding sequence GTGGCAACGCCGTTAAACTTTCACTTATTTCAACCGAAAGGAAAGTTATCTCCGTACCTTCAGGGAATATGGTCAGCTTCTGTGCCTCAATGGGCATCAGAGGCTGTGTGTCGCACCTTATTAAGTGATGCCTGCTCTGGCATCACTTTTGTCTTAGCTGGTAAAGTGAAGTTTGGTGACGCTTTCTATTCCCAAGGTGTCGTCATTTCGCCAACCAGTAAAGAAGCGCAAACCTTGATTTTATCTCCTGGTACTGTTTTAGCTGGTATCAGGTTTCACTCCGGCATAGGATTTGGCTTATTAGGTCAACATTTTAGTCAGCCACAGTCTATTCAGGCGCTTGAACATTTATCAGAAGCGCTCAATCAACTGTATCTTGCGCTGTTGCACACGCAGCTTCATTATAGCCGGATCTATCAGCTTTATCTGTGGTGCAGTGACGCAGTGAATGATATTCAGTTGAGACCAATATCACTAACAGTTGCACTAAATAAGATAAAAACCTGCGATACTTTAGCCGCTCTTTCACAGCAATTAACTATTGGGCAACGTCAGTTGGAGCGGCAATTTAAACAGTGGGTGGATATTACACCAAAACATTATCAGCGGATATGGCGAGTTAAAGAGACGCTTGAATATTTGAAACATAATACGGATGCGAACCTGGCTGCGTTAGCGCTTGAATACGGTTATAACGATCAAGCGCATATGTATCGAGAGATCAAGTTGATTGCCAAGGTAACGCCTAAAGCGTTTACTAAGCGTTACCTTTAA
- a CDS encoding HupE/UreJ family protein, which translates to MSSFAKKCLLSVYLFFSVCCLSEAHNVDKSFAKLNILDQQVYQLTIEFDTLHLAKAALDFQGTDAELTTELTALSLSELKQLLAAIKQDIQSNSILLVNGQSTPLPEFHGLTLGEVRSLLSNSSRLNGFILPLTTSGRIPKNTEHIAIRFAPALGDVILTVARPSKSLVSMNTVSTPIVLKQDDQTEQALSQWQTAMTYLYQGYVHILPKGLDHILFVLALFLLAKKASSLLWQISAFTIAHTITLALGIFGIVNLPANIVEPIIALSIAYVAIENIFQQKLTHWRLPLIFVFGLLHGLGFASVLLELGLQPAQFITSLVAFNLGVEIGQLTVVALAFGLLSWFYHRPWYRQRIVIPLSAVIALTGSYWFIERIV; encoded by the coding sequence ATGTCATCTTTTGCCAAAAAGTGCTTGCTGAGTGTTTATCTTTTTTTCAGTGTTTGTTGTTTAAGTGAAGCTCATAATGTCGACAAAAGCTTTGCTAAACTCAATATTTTAGATCAACAGGTTTATCAATTAACAATTGAGTTTGATACCCTGCATCTAGCAAAAGCGGCGTTAGACTTTCAAGGCACAGATGCAGAATTAACAACAGAACTCACCGCTTTATCGCTCAGCGAGCTAAAACAACTGCTAGCAGCGATAAAACAGGATATTCAAAGTAACAGCATACTATTAGTCAATGGTCAGTCAACGCCACTACCCGAGTTTCACGGTTTAACCTTAGGTGAAGTAAGATCGCTGTTATCAAATAGTTCAAGGCTTAATGGCTTTATTTTACCGCTGACCACCTCAGGGCGCATTCCAAAAAATACCGAACACATTGCCATACGTTTTGCTCCTGCACTTGGTGATGTCATTTTAACCGTTGCTAGGCCCAGTAAAAGTCTGGTCAGCATGAATACCGTTAGCACGCCGATTGTACTAAAACAAGACGACCAGACTGAACAAGCCCTGTCACAGTGGCAAACTGCGATGACTTATCTCTATCAAGGCTATGTTCATATTTTACCGAAAGGTTTAGATCATATTTTATTTGTCTTGGCGTTATTTCTGTTAGCAAAAAAAGCGTCAAGCCTGCTTTGGCAAATCAGTGCCTTTACCATCGCACATACCATCACTTTAGCTTTAGGTATTTTTGGCATTGTTAACCTTCCCGCCAATATCGTTGAACCTATAATCGCGTTATCAATTGCTTATGTTGCAATAGAAAATATTTTTCAGCAAAAACTTACCCACTGGCGACTACCTTTGATTTTTGTCTTTGGCTTATTACACGGCTTAGGTTTTGCCTCGGTATTATTAGAATTAGGGTTACAGCCAGCGCAGTTTATTACCAGCCTCGTTGCCTTTAATCTTGGTGTAGAAATCGGTCAGTTAACCGTTGTTGCACTAGCCTTTGGTTTATTGTCATGGTTTTATCACCGCCCCTGGTATAGACAGCGTATTGTTATTCCACTAAGTGCCGTAATCGCGTTAACCGGTAGCTATTGGTTTATTGAACGAATTGTTTAA
- a CDS encoding Leu/Phe/Val dehydrogenase, which yields MAFFDLVDFDDHEQVVFCSDEKTGLKAIIAVHSTTLGPAAGGCRFWNYASDEAALTDVLRLSRGMTYKNAMAGLKLGGGKAVIIGDPKSIKSEELFKAFGHSVNNLNGRYYTAEDVNITTTDMATVNQVTDFVAGLDGKSGNPAPFTALGTFLGIKAAVKFKLGKDDLTGIKVAVQGLGSVGYNLCEKLHAAGAELVVTDINQEALDKAATEFNAKVVGLDEIYSQDVDVFSPCALGASINDDTIDQLKASIIAGCANNQLAQNKHDQLLKDRGILYVPDYVINAGGIINVSLEIYPEPYCAEEATRLVEKIYDTLMTVFENAAKQDKPTGVVADEMAREIIANAGK from the coding sequence GTGGCATTTTTCGATTTAGTAGATTTCGACGATCATGAACAAGTTGTATTTTGTAGCGATGAAAAGACTGGCTTAAAAGCAATTATTGCCGTTCACAGTACCACACTCGGTCCCGCAGCTGGAGGCTGTCGTTTTTGGAACTATGCTAGTGATGAAGCTGCATTAACCGATGTTCTGCGCCTTTCTCGCGGCATGACTTATAAAAATGCAATGGCAGGATTAAAACTAGGTGGCGGTAAAGCAGTCATTATCGGCGATCCTAAATCGATTAAATCAGAAGAATTATTTAAGGCGTTTGGTCATTCAGTGAACAACCTTAATGGTCGTTATTATACTGCCGAAGATGTCAATATCACCACTACTGATATGGCAACCGTTAATCAGGTAACTGATTTCGTCGCTGGCCTGGATGGTAAAAGTGGTAACCCTGCACCATTTACCGCATTAGGTACTTTTTTAGGCATTAAAGCTGCGGTTAAGTTCAAACTAGGTAAAGACGATTTAACCGGTATTAAAGTCGCGGTACAAGGTCTTGGCAGTGTCGGTTATAATCTTTGTGAAAAATTACATGCAGCTGGTGCTGAGCTAGTAGTGACTGATATTAATCAAGAAGCACTGGACAAAGCTGCAACAGAGTTTAATGCCAAAGTAGTAGGCCTTGATGAAATATACTCACAAGACGTAGATGTATTTTCTCCTTGTGCGCTAGGCGCATCGATTAATGACGATACCATAGATCAACTCAAAGCATCGATTATTGCTGGTTGTGCGAACAATCAATTGGCACAAAACAAACACGACCAGCTGTTAAAAGATAGAGGTATTTTATACGTGCCAGACTACGTTATTAACGCTGGCGGTATTATTAATGTCTCATTAGAAATTTACCCTGAACCTTATTGTGCAGAAGAAGCGACGCGTTTAGTAGAAAAAATCTACGACACCTTAATGACGGTATTTGAAAACGCAGCCAAACAAGATAAGCCAACAGGCGTTGTTGCCGATGAAATGGCACGGGAGATTATTGCTAACGCTGGCAAATAA
- a CDS encoding GNAT family N-acetyltransferase, with product MSFSICRVQWEQAAPLLKDVREKVFVCEWRIPKKVEFDKKDRYAYHMLVCDDVTQEPVATGRILSTGEISRIAVLMSYRKHNVDHKVMQGLLSIAKDIDLNEVFIYSPLESVEYFRKFNFISAGAVFMEAGMPRQRMVCSVDSIKQANYYLTH from the coding sequence ATGTCGTTTAGTATTTGTCGAGTTCAGTGGGAGCAAGCCGCTCCCCTGCTCAAAGATGTCAGAGAAAAAGTATTTGTCTGCGAATGGCGCATTCCTAAAAAGGTTGAGTTTGATAAAAAGGATCGCTATGCCTATCACATGCTGGTCTGTGATGATGTCACTCAAGAACCGGTAGCAACTGGCAGGATCCTCTCCACGGGTGAAATTTCTCGCATCGCAGTATTAATGTCCTATCGTAAACATAATGTCGATCACAAGGTAATGCAGGGATTATTATCGATTGCCAAAGATATCGACTTAAACGAAGTATTTATCTATAGTCCGCTCGAATCTGTTGAATACTTTAGAAAGTTTAATTTTATCAGTGCCGGTGCTGTATTTATGGAAGCAGGCATGCCACGGCAACGTATGGTATGTTCAGTCGACAGTATCAAACAAGCCAACTATTACCTCACACATTAA
- a CDS encoding cupin domain-containing protein, which produces MTFAINWGDLTPEQFLTEYWQKKPLLIKSALPGFQGTIEADELAGLAMEQEIESRIVAQDEQQQWQVSHGPFESFEQFGEQNWTLLVQAVNNWSRQTNDLISLIDFIPRWRIDDVMVSFSTPNGGVGPHLDQYDVFILQGKGKRRWQVGLPDTTLATQLPHPDLKQVSDFTPIIDEITEAGDLLYIPPNHPHNGVSIENSLNFSIGFQAPSSQDLWSGFADQLIDNNIGEQRFGDQQRQTTNEPEILASDDIAALKSFMLAEVNNEQLFPQFIARYLTQSHHALELLIPMEPFTDEQVAGFTEDDSIQFLPVSGIKALICDQPDKNLFINGDKFQLTDETEELGKLLAGSAPLTTKQAKSFMDSLKNNQLLTRVLNKGYWYID; this is translated from the coding sequence ATGACATTTGCAATTAACTGGGGGGACTTAACTCCCGAGCAGTTCTTAACAGAATACTGGCAAAAAAAACCTCTCCTTATTAAGAGTGCTCTGCCAGGGTTTCAGGGCACAATTGAAGCCGATGAGTTAGCCGGACTTGCGATGGAGCAGGAAATTGAATCTCGTATCGTTGCACAAGACGAACAACAACAATGGCAAGTCAGTCATGGGCCGTTTGAAAGTTTTGAGCAATTTGGTGAGCAAAACTGGACCTTATTAGTACAGGCTGTCAATAACTGGTCACGGCAAACTAACGATTTAATTTCATTAATTGATTTTATTCCTCGCTGGCGCATCGATGATGTAATGGTCAGCTTTTCAACACCTAATGGTGGTGTCGGTCCACATTTGGATCAATACGATGTCTTTATTTTACAAGGTAAAGGAAAACGTCGCTGGCAAGTCGGTTTACCTGATACTACCTTAGCAACCCAATTGCCGCACCCAGATTTAAAACAGGTCAGTGATTTTACCCCTATCATTGATGAGATCACAGAAGCTGGCGATTTGCTTTACATTCCCCCCAATCATCCGCATAACGGTGTGTCGATTGAAAATTCATTAAATTTTTCTATTGGCTTTCAAGCACCATCAAGCCAGGATTTATGGTCGGGATTTGCTGATCAGCTAATCGATAATAATATTGGTGAACAGCGTTTTGGTGATCAACAGCGCCAAACAACTAACGAGCCAGAAATACTGGCATCGGATGATATTGCGGCCTTAAAGTCTTTTATGCTGGCAGAAGTGAATAATGAACAATTATTTCCGCAATTTATCGCCCGCTACCTGACACAAAGTCATCATGCGCTAGAGTTACTGATCCCAATGGAGCCATTTACCGATGAACAGGTCGCCGGTTTTACTGAAGATGACAGCATTCAATTTCTGCCAGTTTCAGGCATCAAAGCATTGATCTGTGACCAGCCAGATAAAAACCTTTTTATTAACGGCGATAAATTCCAACTAACTGATGAAACAGAAGAATTAGGAAAATTACTTGCAGGAAGCGCCCCTTTGACCACAAAGCAGGCAAAAAGTTTCATGGATAGTTTGAAAAATAACCAGTTGTTAACTAGAGTTTTAAATAAGGGATACTGGTATATAGATTAG
- the purB gene encoding adenylosuccinate lyase: MELSALSAISPVDGRYGSKVKALRPIFSEFGLIKYRVTVEVRWLQKLAATAQIQEVPAFSADANAVLDAIVANFSEQDALRIKTIEATTNHDVKAVEYFLKEQVANNEELNAVTEFIHFACTSEDINNLSHGLMLKECREQVLLPVIDEILAEIKALAIEYQAIPMMCRTHGQPASPSTMGKEFANVYIRLKRQREQIANIEFLGKINGAVGNYNAHLSAYPEVNWHNFSEEFVTSLGLTWNAFTTQIEPHDYIAELFDAVARLNTILIDFDRDVWGYIALGHFKQKTIAGEIGSSTMPHKVNPIDFENSEGNLGIANALFSHLAQKLPVSRWQRDLTDSTVLRNLGVGFGHSLIAYAATLKGISKLQVNEENLRAELDQNWEVLAEPVQTVMRRYGIEKPYEKLKELTRGKRVNGDSMREFIDNLELPEAAKASLREMTPASYIGRAVSFIAELD; encoded by the coding sequence ATGGAACTTTCAGCTTTAAGTGCAATTTCACCAGTCGATGGTCGTTACGGCAGTAAAGTCAAAGCGCTTCGCCCTATTTTCAGCGAATTTGGTTTAATCAAATACCGAGTCACGGTAGAAGTACGCTGGTTACAAAAATTAGCCGCAACCGCACAAATCCAAGAAGTTCCAGCATTTTCGGCCGACGCAAACGCGGTATTAGATGCCATAGTAGCAAACTTTAGTGAACAAGATGCCCTACGCATTAAAACCATTGAAGCGACCACTAACCATGACGTTAAAGCCGTAGAATATTTCTTAAAAGAACAAGTGGCTAATAATGAAGAATTAAATGCCGTCACTGAGTTTATTCACTTTGCCTGTACGTCTGAAGATATCAATAATCTGTCTCACGGTTTAATGCTAAAAGAATGTCGTGAACAAGTACTCTTACCGGTAATTGATGAGATTTTAGCGGAAATTAAAGCATTAGCGATTGAATATCAAGCCATCCCTATGATGTGTCGTACCCACGGTCAACCTGCGTCACCATCCACTATGGGTAAAGAATTTGCTAACGTTTATATTCGCTTAAAACGTCAACGCGAGCAAATTGCTAACATCGAATTTTTAGGTAAAATCAATGGCGCGGTTGGTAACTACAATGCACACCTTTCTGCTTACCCTGAAGTTAACTGGCACAACTTCTCTGAAGAATTTGTTACTTCATTAGGCTTAACCTGGAATGCCTTTACCACACAAATTGAGCCACACGATTATATCGCAGAATTATTTGATGCCGTTGCGCGATTAAACACAATTTTAATCGACTTTGACCGCGACGTTTGGGGCTATATCGCCTTAGGACACTTCAAGCAGAAAACGATTGCTGGTGAAATCGGTTCATCGACCATGCCACATAAAGTTAACCCGATTGATTTTGAAAACTCAGAAGGTAACTTAGGCATAGCTAACGCATTATTTAGCCACCTAGCACAAAAATTACCTGTATCTCGCTGGCAACGTGATTTAACTGACTCTACCGTATTACGTAATCTAGGTGTTGGTTTTGGACATTCATTAATCGCTTATGCTGCCACCTTAAAAGGCATTAGCAAATTACAAGTAAATGAAGAAAATTTACGTGCTGAATTAGATCAAAACTGGGAAGTACTCGCAGAACCGGTACAAACAGTAATGCGTCGTTACGGCATCGAAAAACCATACGAAAAATTAAAAGAATTAACCCGTGGTAAGCGTGTTAATGGCGATTCAATGCGTGAGTTTATCGACAATCTGGAATTACCAGAAGCGGCAAAAGCTTCATTACGTGAAATGACACCAGCAAGCTACATAGGCCGCGCTGTATCATTTATTGCCGAATTAGACTAA
- the hflD gene encoding high frequency lysogenization protein HflD, translated as MQQLNEQTLTLAAICQVAELVQKLARQGQSNEQDYTSLLNSIMVTSPDNTLEVYGGELANLSLGLKTLVTHLGNQAKQKDPEITRYVVSLLSLERRLTKQPKKLAALGQRIEQCQRQLAHYDINSETLIASLASIYSDIISPLGSPIQVAGNPEILKQSGNQHKIRALLLAGIRSAVLWRQVGGKRRNILFSRSKIVECAEQLLKQV; from the coding sequence ATGCAACAACTTAATGAACAAACGCTCACTTTAGCAGCTATCTGTCAGGTAGCAGAGCTAGTACAAAAGCTTGCGCGTCAAGGCCAGTCAAATGAGCAGGATTATACCAGTCTGCTTAACAGTATCATGGTTACGTCGCCAGATAATACCTTAGAGGTTTATGGTGGTGAACTCGCTAATTTATCGCTCGGTTTAAAAACATTAGTGACCCATTTAGGTAATCAGGCCAAACAAAAAGATCCTGAAATTACCCGTTATGTGGTCAGCCTGTTAAGTTTAGAACGACGATTAACCAAACAGCCGAAAAAACTCGCTGCCCTTGGCCAACGAATTGAACAATGCCAACGTCAATTGGCTCACTATGATATTAACAGTGAGACCTTAATTGCCAGCCTCGCCAGCATTTATAGCGATATTATCAGCCCGCTAGGGTCGCCAATACAAGTTGCCGGCAACCCGGAAATACTGAAACAATCAGGCAACCAGCATAAAATACGCGCCTTATTATTAGCCGGTATTCGTTCTGCTGTTTTATGGCGCCAAGTCGGCGGTAAAAGGCGAAACATATTATTTTCACGTTCAAAAATTGTTGAATGTGCCGAGCAATTGCTCAAACAGGTTTAA